GCGTACATAAACCTCGGCCGGATCGTGGACGCGCTCGACGAGGTGGATGCCCTCTCCCGGCTTGCGTATCGGGACCTCGCGCGGGTTTTGGTGCCCCAATACGAGGCAGCGGTGAAGGCGTCGCCCGGCGACCTGGTGGCGCTCAACTGCCTGGCCTTCGGGTATTACGCCCTGGATCGGATGGACTCGGCCATTGCCACTTTGGCCGACCTGGGGCAGCTCGATACCTCCAACCCCTGGCCCCGAAACCTGCTTGCCATCGCCTACCTGGCGCAGGAGCAGGTCGACGCCGCTCGGGCGGCGGCGCAGGAGGCGCTGAGGCTCGACCCAAGCAACCAGTACAGCCACCTCATCCTGGCCGTGGCTTACTACCGCAAGCACGATTACCTGCGCTTCCTGGCCCACTACGTCCGGGGCAGGGGTGCTGCCCGGGAACTGGAGCGCTACCTCAAGCAGCGGTCCGGAACCCAGAGCCAGGGGGTACAATCGTTGCCAGACCGCGTCGAAGGGGATGCCCCCGGAGGCTAAGAATATAGCCAGCGGGGAATGGGAGAGGCCCCCCGGCGCGGGGCCGGAAGGAGGAGGAGCCCCCGTGTTTCAGGTATCTCCCGAGGACGTGCTTCGGGGGTTGAAGCGGTTCAAGCGGCTGGCCAAGCAGGACATCCTGGCCGCCAGCAAGACGCCCAACCCCCGGTTCTGGAACCTCCACGCCGAAGCCCGCCGAAAAGTCTACGACGCCCTGATGCAAGCCATCGAACAAGCAGGACTCGAGAGCGCCTACGAGCTGGCCCGCAGGCAGTTTGCGGAGCTTGCTCGCCCCACCAGGGACGACCCGGAGCAGCACGGTCAGGAGCAGGCACTCACGCTCTTCTTCCAGATGCTCGGGATGACCGACGAACAGATCGCGGCCCTTCCGCAACAAGAGCCTGTTCCTCAAGAGACCGCAAATCCATCGGTTGCCGTCAACTGAGGTAGACCCGGCTCCGGAGCTGCACAAGGCGCCGGATGCCGCCTGGCATGGCGCAGCGCCGTGCGACGGCTTGCGCCGGTGCTAGCTTACTTTGCGCAGGACGCCGATAACCTTGCCCAGGATCTGGACGTTCTGCGTCAGGATGGGCTTGTACCGGGGGTTTTCCGGCTGCAACCGTATATGGTCGTGTTCCCGGTAGAAGCGCTTCACCGTCGCCTCGTCATCCACGAGCGCCACGACGATCTCGCCGTTGCGCGCTGACGGCTGCGACCGCACCACGACGTAGTCGCCGTCCAGGATCCCCGCGTTCTTCATGCTGTCGCCGCGCACCCGCAGCATGAAGACGTCCTCGTATTCCGTGAAATCCACCGGGAGCGGGAAGAAGTCCTCGATGTTCTGGAGCGCGAGCAGCGGCTGGCCGGCCGGGACGCGGCCCAGGACGGGTACGTTGATCATCT
This portion of the Bacillota bacterium genome encodes:
- the lexA gene encoding transcriptional repressor LexA; the encoded protein is MVPKELTPRQRQILDYIKRTVRTRGYPPSVREIGEAVGLSSSSTVHGHLARLEEKGYLRRDPTKPRAIELLEDRQIIRKEMINVPVLGRVPAGQPLLALQNIEDFFPLPVDFTEYEDVFMLRVRGDSMKNAGILDGDYVVVRSQPSARNGEIVVALVDDEATVKRFYREHDHIRLQPENPRYKPILTQNVQILGKVIGVLRKVS